A stretch of the Carassius carassius chromosome 6, fCarCar2.1, whole genome shotgun sequence genome encodes the following:
- the adprhl1 gene encoding inactive ADP-ribosyltransferase arh2 isoform X1 has translation MEKFQAAMVLGGVGDALGYRKGRWEMCISGKQIQQELATLGGLGALKLDADNWPLSDGILMHMTTAEALITDYWCLEDLYRELVRLYVEAMVRLQGRVPEPSTVEGCVNLKPHNFLLAWHTPFNEKGSGHGAATKAMCVGMRYWQPERLDNLVEVSIETGRMTHNHPIGFLGSLCTALFASYAIQGRPLVSWGHDLMTVIPKAEEYCRKTIRHMAEYQEKWFYFEAKWQFYLEERGIEDGQSKPILPDRYDVEETDKMYKRWSSEGCPGRRGHDAPMIAYDALLAAGSSWEELCKRAVFHGGESSATGLIAGCLYGLLYGIDQVPAGLYQDLDKRQKLEDLGGQLYRAAAVEKAQRDKQQLSIISTVDWRAMKQLILDCATHPEVRAILENLLLYQNQDLPNSPLATLGRAGPRLTAFQLLRSKFLRSVPKPALTRRREVGSLNTKQWHIKDTSKLRADSRPRMKRKTSKVQNILERFTAAESNTIKKPQTNRRTGRIMFSSLIKRFETLVTEHSRNDSTHKIKRHKNESTITQETLKQHKNKPTDSQEILKQYKNESTNSQEVLNPYKNKSTDSQEALNQYKNKSTDSQEVLKQNKYISTDVKETLKKYENKSIDSLVLKQHKNESANSQEPQKQHQNKSIDSQDRLKQQNNESTDLQERLTQQKSKSNDVQEPLEHHENKSTDSKEALKQHKNKSNNEQESLQEHKNEPANSKEELKQYENKSIDSQVLKQHKNESTDSQERLKQLKNKSKDVQKLLEHRENKSTDSQEALKQHKNKPTDSQETLKQHKKKSNNEQESLQEHKNEPVNLKGALKQYENKSIDSQVLKQHKNESTDSQAAQKQRKNKSTNSQEGLKQHKNESIVLQESQMQHENKSTDSQETLKQHKYNISDSQKEIIQHKNEPTNSQEVINQHENKSTDSQENWNQTTGANDKGSAGQKELRLQELSKTFSLEMKDACVSDATLKECQAEERSGHQCLNGVKMHLDSVGSSPEVCLDINSKTTLRQTLEMNTQILQKPGVLKNSVTSDLIVSASDGQISSELKVVEMKDQQSKDENACHLSKGETPKYRSMNYRDPSVRLTYIPKTIRFTDTFNF, from the exons ATGGAAAAGTTCCAGGCTGCAATGGTTCTCGGAGGAGTGGGAGATGCCCTGGGATACCGCAAGGGCCGGTGGGAAATGTGTATCTCAGGGAAACAGATTCAGCAGGAACTGGCCACTCTCGGGGGTCTTGGAGCCTTGAAGCTAGACGCTGATAACTGGCCGCTCAGTGACGGAATCCTGATGCACATGACCACTGCAGAGGCCCTGATCACTG ATTACTGGTGTCTGGAGGATCTGTACCGGGAGCTGGTGCGGCTCTATGTGGAGGCCATGGTGCGTCTGCAGGGCCGAGTTCCAGAGCCCAGTACTGTGGAGGGATGCGTAAACCTCAAGCCACACAACTTCCTGTTAGCCTGGCACACACCATTCAATGAGAAAG GTTCTGGTCACGGAGCTGCGACTAAAGCCATGTGTGTGGGTATGCGCTACTGGCAGCCCGAGCGGCTGGACAATCTGGTTGAAGTGAGCATAGAGACGGGCCGAATGACCCACAATCACCCCATAG GGTTCCTGGGCTCTCTGTGTACGGCTCTCTTCGCCTCATATGCCATCCAGGGTAGACCGCTGGTCAGCTGGGGTCATGACCTCATGACGGTCATTCCCAAAGCAGAGGAATACTGCAGGAAAACCATCCGACATATGGCAG AATATCAGGAGAAGTGGTTTTACTTTGAGGCCAAATGGCAGTTTTATCTGGAGGAGAGAGGAATAGAAGACGGTCAAAGTAAACCGATACTCCCTGACCGATACGACGTTGAAGAGACAGACAAG ATGTACAAGCGCTGGAGTTCAGAGGGCTGTCCCGGACGCAGGGGTCACGATGCACCTATGATTGCGTACGACGCTCTGCTGGCAGCCGGATCCAGCTGGGAGGAGCTGTGCAAACGGGCCGTGTTTCACGGAG GTGAGAGCAGTGCGACGGGTTTGATCGCCGGCTGTCTTTATGGGCTGCTCTACGGGATCGACCAAGTTCCTGCTGGACTCTACCAGGATTTGGACAAAAGACAAAAACTGGAAGATCTGGGAGGACAATTATACCGAGCAGCGGCAGTAGAGAA AGCTCAGAGGGATAAGCAGCAGCTCTCCATCATCTCAACAGTGGATTGGCGAGCCATGAAACAGCTGATCCTGGATTGCGCAACACATCCGGAGGTCAGGGCCATTCTGGAGAATCTTCTGCTTTACCAAAACCAAGACCTTCCAAACTCTCCGTTAGCAACCTTAGGAAGAGCCGGTCCACGTCTAACTGCCTTCCAGCTGCTCAGATCTAAGTTTCTGAGGAGTGTGCCGAAGCCAGCACTCACCCGCAGACGAGAGGTGGGCTCTCTGAACACAAAACAGTGGCATATTAAAGACACAAGCAAACTGAGAGCTGATTCAAGACCCAGGATGAAGAGAAAAACCTCCAAGGTTCAGAACATCCTGGAGAGATTTACAGCAGCAGAGAGCAACACCATAAAGAAACCACAAACcaacagacggacaggcagaatCATGTTCAGCAGTTTAATCAAGAGATTTGAGACTCTAGTGACGGAGCACAGCAGAAATGATTCGACACACAAGATCAAGAGACACAAGAATGAATCAACTATTACACAGGAAACACTAAAacaacacaagaacaaaccaactGATTCACAAGAAATATTAAAGCAATACAAGAACGAATCAACCAATTCACAAGAAGTACTAAATCCATACAAGAACAAATCAACCGATTCACAAGAAGCACTAAATCAATACAAGAACAAATCAACTGATTCACAAGAAGTACTAAAGCAAAACAAGTACATATCAACAGATGTAAAAGAAACACTAAAAAAATATGAGAACAAGTCAATTGATTCACTAGTACTTAAGCAACACAAGAATGAATCAGCCAATTCACAAGAGCCACAAAAGCAACACCAGAACAAATCAATCGATTCACAAGATAGACTAAAGCAACAAAACAATGAATCAACTGATTTACAAGAAAGACTAACGCAACAGAAGAGCAAATCGAATGATGTACAAGAACCACTAGAGCATCACGAGAATAAATCAACTGATTCAAAAGAAGCACTAAAGCAACACAAGAACAAATCAAACAACGAACAAGAATCACTACAGGAACACAAGAATGAACCAGCCAATTCAAAAGAAGAACTTAAGCAATATGAGAACAAATCAATTGATTCACAAGTACTGAAGCAACACAAGAATGAATCAACTGATTCACAAGAAAGATTAAAGCAACTGAAGAACAAATCAAAGGATGTACAAAAACTACTAGAGCATCGCGAGAATAAATCAACTGATTCACAAGAAGCACTAAAgcaacacaagaacaaaccaactGATTCACAAGAAACACTAAAGCAACACAAGAAAAAATCAAACAACGAACAAGAATCACTACAGGAACACAAGAATGAACCAGTCAATTTAAAAGGAGCACTAAAGCAATATGAGAACAAATCAATTGATTCACAAGTACTGAAGCAACACAAGAATGAATCAACTGATTCACAAGCAGCACAAAAGCAACgcaagaacaaatcaaccaattcACAAGAAGGACTAAAGCAACACAAGAATGAATCAATTGTTTTGCAGGAATCACAAATGCAACATGAGAACAAATCAACTGATTCACAAGAGACATTAAAGCAACACAAGTACAACATATCAGATTCACAAAAAGAAATAATTCAACACAAGAATGAACCAACAAATTCACAAGAAGTAATAAATCAACATGAGAACAAATCAACTGATTCACAAGAAAATTGGAATCAAACTACAGGAGCGAATGACAAAGGCTCAGCAGGACAGAAAGAGCTCAGACTTCAGGAGCTGAGTAAGACCTTCAGTCTAGAAATGAAGGATGCATGTGTTTCTGATGCAACTCTGAAAGAGTGTCAAGCTGAGGAAAGATCAGGACATCAGTGTCTCAATGGAGTCAAGATGCATCTGGACTCAGTCGGTTCATCTCCTGAGGTTTGTTTGGACATAAACTCAAAAACAACTCTCAGACAGACTTTAGAGATGAACACACAGATTCTACAGAAACCTGGAGTACTGAAGAACTCAGTGACAAGTGACCTCATCGTTAGTGCTTCTGATGGTCAGATTTCATCTGAGCTGAAGGTTGTGGAAATGAAGGACCAACAATCAAAGGATGAGAACGCATGTCATCTTTCAAAAGGAGAAACACCAAAGTATAGGAGTATGAATTACCGTGACCCTTCAGTGAGACTCACCTACATCCCCAAAACCATCAGATTCACTGACACCTTCAACTTCTGA
- the adprhl1 gene encoding inactive ADP-ribosyltransferase arh2 isoform X2 — protein MEKFQAAMVLGGVGDALGYRKGRWEMCISGKQIQQELATLGGLGALKLDADNWPLSDGILMHMTTAEALITDYWCLEDLYRELVRLYVEAMVRLQGRVPEPSTVEGCVNLKPHNFLLAWHTPFNEKGSGHGAATKAMCVGMRYWQPERLDNLVEVSIETGRMTHNHPIGFLGSLCTALFASYAIQGRPLVSWGHDLMTVIPKAEEYCRKTIRHMAEYQEKWFYFEAKWQFYLEERGIEDGQSKPILPDRYDVEETDKMYKRWSSEGCPGRRGHDAPMIAYDALLAAGSSWEELCKRAVFHGGESSATGLIAGCLYGLLYGIDQVPAGLYQDLDKRQKLEDLGGQLYRAAAVEK, from the exons ATGGAAAAGTTCCAGGCTGCAATGGTTCTCGGAGGAGTGGGAGATGCCCTGGGATACCGCAAGGGCCGGTGGGAAATGTGTATCTCAGGGAAACAGATTCAGCAGGAACTGGCCACTCTCGGGGGTCTTGGAGCCTTGAAGCTAGACGCTGATAACTGGCCGCTCAGTGACGGAATCCTGATGCACATGACCACTGCAGAGGCCCTGATCACTG ATTACTGGTGTCTGGAGGATCTGTACCGGGAGCTGGTGCGGCTCTATGTGGAGGCCATGGTGCGTCTGCAGGGCCGAGTTCCAGAGCCCAGTACTGTGGAGGGATGCGTAAACCTCAAGCCACACAACTTCCTGTTAGCCTGGCACACACCATTCAATGAGAAAG GTTCTGGTCACGGAGCTGCGACTAAAGCCATGTGTGTGGGTATGCGCTACTGGCAGCCCGAGCGGCTGGACAATCTGGTTGAAGTGAGCATAGAGACGGGCCGAATGACCCACAATCACCCCATAG GGTTCCTGGGCTCTCTGTGTACGGCTCTCTTCGCCTCATATGCCATCCAGGGTAGACCGCTGGTCAGCTGGGGTCATGACCTCATGACGGTCATTCCCAAAGCAGAGGAATACTGCAGGAAAACCATCCGACATATGGCAG AATATCAGGAGAAGTGGTTTTACTTTGAGGCCAAATGGCAGTTTTATCTGGAGGAGAGAGGAATAGAAGACGGTCAAAGTAAACCGATACTCCCTGACCGATACGACGTTGAAGAGACAGACAAG ATGTACAAGCGCTGGAGTTCAGAGGGCTGTCCCGGACGCAGGGGTCACGATGCACCTATGATTGCGTACGACGCTCTGCTGGCAGCCGGATCCAGCTGGGAGGAGCTGTGCAAACGGGCCGTGTTTCACGGAG GTGAGAGCAGTGCGACGGGTTTGATCGCCGGCTGTCTTTATGGGCTGCTCTACGGGATCGACCAAGTTCCTGCTGGACTCTACCAGGATTTGGACAAAAGACAAAAACTGGAAGATCTGGGAGGACAATTATACCGAGCAGCGGCAGTAGAGAAGTAA